A region of Sugiyamaella lignohabitans strain CBS 10342 chromosome A, complete sequence DNA encodes the following proteins:
- the VPS9 gene encoding guanine nucleotide exchange factor VPS9: MSGEPSDKTSSSTGGWDAPEPENSERIGPNDTSTSVSPVIRTTYIHPGEPRSALSPTYDTAPGSISFSHSSTPSQDLQDILEHFDPLTTISSNKTHITEERESGGNIEAQEGSGQRAVTPGTELDSAQDDRCYSPEQAPQSEKKLEEKHASHNYLEQNAASSEESDSLIPEDEQITNKSSVGSSSLHNSSQSKQNPKSVIQPGTQYENSRQPSISISEKNGSNTPALDHSIKDEDVKPFDFQRFLDQLRHKSADPIARYVKSFLSEFNKRTWTTSEQEKIISDFKAFIAAKMDLCPPFSTLSNSEMTNAIEGMEKLIMNRLYTKTFSPEIPVNQRDDIHEEDVLRDRVLQEKMRIWHWIEGRHLDLADRFLRNGEAFVKLASDELTKINHYRAPRDKVICILNCCKVIFGLLRQTNSEQSADGFLPILIYVVIKAQPKDLISNLNYIQRFRNQDMLNGEAGYYISSLSGAISFIESLDRSGLSITDEEFEMNVEQSVKSIAEPAASVSTNSPPRTPSRQPSPSHVAAKISKSTETNVEVPGEGLSQSPNRPATPSNLNASTVLYQSAGLLVAPFKSLSKMFDDGEVGSTSESESNSKGSRELSSSPSPEESAARQVSAEEDEAQRIHQVEFENVSKTLSQMFPTLDQEVIQDVLRETEGRVGAAVDICLALLES, translated from the coding sequence ATGAGTGGAGAGCCTTCAGACAAGACGTCGTCGTCTACGGGAGGCTGGGATGCTCCGGAACCAGAGAACTCTGAGAGAATTGGTCCTAATGACACGTCTACATCCGTATCTCCAGTAATACGTACTACTTATATCCATCCTGGGGAACCACGATCTGCATTGAGTCCAACTTATGACACAGCCCCCGGTTCGATATCATTTTCACACTCTTCAACTCCATCGCAAGACTTACAGGATATTTTAGAGCATTTTGACCCTTTAACTACCATTAGTAGCAACAAAACACATATAACAGAGGAAAGAGAGAGCGGGGGTAATATTGAAGCTCAGGAGGGGTCGGGACAAAGAGCAGTAACTCCTGGGACTGAATTGGATAGTGCTCAAGATGACCGATGTTATTCCCCAGAGCAAGCCCCTCAAAGTGAAAAGAAATTGGAAGAAAAACACGCATCACATAATTATCTGGAGCAAAATGCAGCAAGTTCAGAAGAGTCTGATAGTTTGATTCCTGAGGATGAGCAGATCACTAATAAGTCGTCAGTTGGTTCCTCCTCGTTACATAATTCGAGTCAGTCAAAGCAAAATCCTAAGAGTGTGATTCAGCCCGGGACCCAATATGAAAACAGTAGACAGCCATCAATTTCCATCtctgaaaaaaatggctCAAATACTCCGGCGTTGGACCATTCTATAAAGGACGAGGATGTTAAGCCATTTGATTTCCAACGGTTTCTCGATCAACTTCGACATAAGAGTGCGGATCCTATAGCTCGTTACGTCAAGagttttctttctgaatTTAATAAGAGAACTTGGACAACATCTGAACAGGAAAAGATTATCAGCGATTTTAAAGCATTTATTGCTGCTAAGATGGATCTTTGCCCGCCGTTCTCAACTCTTTCAAATAGTGAAATGACGAATGCAATTGAAGGTATGGAAAAGTTGATTATGAACCGATTGTATACTAAGACTTTTTCGCCCGAAATTCCTGTTAATCAAAGGGACGATATccatgaagaagatgtgTTGCGGGATAGAGTGCTGCAAGAGAAAATGAGAATATGGCATTGGATTGAGGGGCGTCATCTTGATTTGGCTGATAGGTTTTTAAGGAATGGCGAGGCCTTCGTTAAATTGGCAAGTGACGAGTTAACCAAAATTAACCACTATAGAGCTCCTCGAGATAAGGTGATCTGTATCTTGAACTGCTGTAAGGTAATTTTTGGTCTGCTGAGGCAAACAAATTCAGAGCAATCGGCCGATGGCTTTTTGCCAATTTTAATTTATGTTGTTATCAAAGCTCAACCAAAAGACCTTATTTCAAATTTGAATTATATTCAGAGGTTTAGAAACCAAGACATGCTCAATGGCGAAGCGGGCTATTATATTTCCTCTTTAAGTGGAGCGATAAGCTTTATTGAATCCCTCGATAGATCTGGACTGAGCATTACTGACGAAGAATTTGAAATGAATGTTGAACAGTCAGTAAAATCTATAGCGGAACCAGCTGCCTCTGTGTCAACGAACTCGCCACCCAGAACGCCCTCTCGTCAGCCGTCGCCCTCCCATGTTGCGGCTAAAATTTCCAAATCGACGGAAACAAATGTCGAAGTTCCAGGGGAAGGCTTATCGCAGTCACCAAACAGACCAGCTACTCCCAGCAATCTAAATGCATCTACTGTGCTTTATCAATCAGCTGGCCTTTTGGTTGCGCCCTTCAAATCTTTGTCGAAAATGTTTGACGATGGCGAGGTGGGCTCTACTTCTGAGTCTGAATCAAATTCTAAAGGTAGTAGGGAACTATCCTCATCGCCATCTCCTGAAGAATCCGCTGCCAGGCAAGTCTCTgcggaagaagatgaagcacAACGAATCCATCAAGTCGAGTTTGAAAACGTTTCTAAAACTCTCAGTCAGATGTTTCCCACGCTTGATCAGGAAGTCATTCAGGATGTCCTTCGTGAAACAGAGGGTagagttggtgctgctgtcgaCATTTGCCTAGCTCTGTTAGAGTCTTAG